The following coding sequences are from one Planctomycetaceae bacterium window:
- the ahcY gene encoding adenosylhomocysteinase: MPKAVAAAQYKVKDIKLADFGRKEISIAEHEMPGLMASREKYGREKPLAGARIMGSLHMTIQTAVLIETLVELGADVRWASCNIFSTQDHAAAAIAASGVPVFAYKGESLEEYWDYTLKALTWPNGKGPNLVVDDGGDATLLIHRGFAAENDAAILDEPTDNHELQLINALLKKQLKKDKQFWHKVAADWKGVSEETTTGVHRLYQMMERGELLVPAINVNDSVTKSKFDNVYGCRESLVDGIKRATDVMVAGKVAVVCGYGDVGKGSAQALAAHKARVIVTEIDPICALQAYMAGFPVMTLEDTLGLADIYVTTTGNCDVITAKHMAKMKDQAIVCNIGHFDNEIQVKELNNWPKIKITQIKPESAGAVDMYTFPDGHSIYMLAKGRLVNLGCATGHPSFVMSNSFTNQTLAQIDLWTNERGIGVYRLDKKLDEEVARLHVEKLGGKLTRLSSKQAAYLGLSPEGPYKAEHYRY; encoded by the coding sequence ATGCCAAAGGCAGTCGCAGCAGCGCAATACAAGGTCAAGGACATCAAGCTGGCCGACTTCGGTCGCAAGGAAATTTCCATCGCCGAGCACGAGATGCCCGGTCTGATGGCCAGCCGCGAGAAGTACGGCCGCGAGAAGCCCCTCGCCGGCGCCCGCATCATGGGCAGTTTGCACATGACGATCCAGACGGCCGTGCTCATCGAGACCCTCGTCGAGCTCGGCGCCGACGTGCGGTGGGCCTCGTGCAACATCTTCTCGACGCAGGACCACGCTGCCGCGGCCATCGCCGCCAGCGGCGTGCCCGTCTTCGCCTACAAGGGCGAGAGCCTCGAAGAATACTGGGACTACACCCTCAAGGCCCTGACCTGGCCCAATGGCAAGGGGCCCAACCTCGTCGTCGACGACGGCGGCGACGCGACGCTGTTGATTCACCGAGGCTTTGCGGCCGAGAACGACGCGGCCATCCTCGACGAGCCCACCGACAACCACGAGTTGCAGCTCATCAACGCCCTGCTGAAAAAGCAGCTCAAGAAGGACAAGCAGTTCTGGCATAAGGTCGCCGCCGACTGGAAGGGCGTTTCGGAAGAGACCACCACCGGCGTACACCGCCTGTATCAAATGATGGAGCGCGGCGAGCTGCTCGTGCCGGCGATCAACGTCAACGACTCGGTCACCAAGAGCAAGTTCGACAACGTCTACGGCTGCCGCGAGAGCCTCGTCGACGGGATCAAGCGCGCCACCGACGTGATGGTGGCCGGCAAGGTCGCCGTCGTGTGCGGCTATGGCGACGTGGGCAAGGGCTCGGCCCAGGCGTTGGCGGCCCACAAGGCCCGCGTGATCGTCACCGAGATCGACCCGATCTGCGCCCTGCAGGCGTACATGGCGGGGTTCCCCGTGATGACGCTCGAAGACACCCTGGGCCTGGCCGACATCTATGTCACCACCACCGGCAACTGCGACGTCATCACCGCAAAGCACATGGCCAAAATGAAAGACCAGGCCATCGTCTGCAACATCGGGCACTTCGACAATGAGATCCAGGTCAAGGAGCTCAACAACTGGCCGAAGATCAAAATTACGCAGATCAAGCCCGAGTCGGCCGGGGCCGTCGACATGTACACCTTCCCCGACGGGCACAGCATCTACATGCTGGCCAAGGGGCGGCTGGTGAACCTCGGCTGTGCGACCGGGCACCCCAGCTTCGTGATGAGCAACTCGTTCACCAACCAGACGCTGGCGCAGATCGACCTGTGGACGAACGAGCGAGGCATCGGCGTGTACCGCCTGGACAAGAAGCTCGACGAAGAAGTCGCCCGCCTGCACGTGGAAAAGCTCGGCGGCAAACTCACCCGCCTGTCCAGCAAGCAGGCCGCCTACCTGGGCCTCTCGCCCGAAGGCCCGTACAAGGCCGAGCACTACCGGTATTGA
- a CDS encoding uroporphyrinogen decarboxylase family protein, with protein sequence MHTARDTMTPRERWLAALDMEAVDRLPFWPKLGGNYSAAQKAPFRDMSLAQIHQWIGSDCHEGVGLGIKTSFDGWNVRAEAVEPGPDRIVRRSYGGPGGVELTSADRFDEASGAWHPVEFPVKTPDDIDAMRDFYLAHRLELDAPSVEMARKRQQEIGPAASTMACVGTSALMEWVQHLAGVENAHFFLADCPGRVEALFEAMQTRLENAMELAARHCPADTLYLIENTSTTLISPAQYRRYCAGHIGRCARIARAHGRRLVLHMCGHLRDLLDQLSGVGARAFEAYSRPPLGSATLAQGRAACPDVCFIGGTGAGLWLRPAEDIIAALESDLAALPHHRGLVITSAGVMPPAATPEKIRQVCQWVQNYPARMT encoded by the coding sequence ATGCACACTGCACGCGACACCATGACGCCGCGCGAACGATGGCTGGCGGCGCTGGACATGGAGGCGGTGGACCGCCTGCCGTTCTGGCCGAAGCTGGGGGGCAACTACTCCGCGGCCCAGAAGGCGCCTTTCCGCGACATGAGCTTGGCGCAGATCCACCAGTGGATCGGCTCGGACTGTCATGAGGGGGTGGGCTTGGGCATCAAGACATCCTTCGACGGCTGGAACGTCCGTGCCGAGGCGGTTGAGCCCGGACCGGATCGCATCGTTCGCCGCAGCTATGGCGGCCCCGGGGGCGTAGAGTTGACGTCGGCGGACCGGTTCGACGAGGCCTCGGGGGCGTGGCACCCGGTCGAGTTTCCCGTCAAGACGCCCGATGACATCGACGCGATGCGAGATTTCTATCTCGCCCATCGTCTCGAGCTGGACGCGCCTTCGGTGGAGATGGCACGCAAGCGCCAGCAGGAAATCGGTCCGGCGGCCAGCACGATGGCCTGCGTCGGCACCAGCGCGTTGATGGAATGGGTGCAGCACCTGGCCGGGGTCGAGAACGCGCACTTCTTTCTGGCCGACTGTCCCGGGCGGGTCGAGGCCTTGTTCGAGGCGATGCAGACCCGTCTCGAAAACGCCATGGAACTGGCTGCCCGCCATTGCCCGGCCGACACGCTGTACCTGATCGAGAACACCTCGACGACGCTGATCTCGCCCGCCCAGTACCGGCGGTACTGCGCCGGGCACATCGGCCGCTGCGCCAGGATCGCCCGTGCCCATGGCAGGCGCCTGGTGCTGCACATGTGCGGGCATTTGAGAGACCTGCTGGACCAGTTGTCCGGCGTAGGGGCGCGGGCGTTCGAGGCGTATAGCCGTCCGCCGCTGGGATCGGCCACGCTGGCGCAGGGGCGTGCGGCGTGTCCGGACGTGTGTTTCATCGGGGGCACCGGCGCGGGGCTGTGGTTGCGCCCGGCCGAGGATATCATCGCCGCGCTGGAGAGCGACCTGGCGGCGCTGCCGCATCATCGCGGGTTGGTGATCACATCGGCCGGCGTTATGCCCCCGGCGGCGACGCCGGAAAAGATCCGCCAGGTGTGCCAGTGGGTGCAGAATTATCCGGCGCGGATGACGTGA